The Polyodon spathula isolate WHYD16114869_AA chromosome 15, ASM1765450v1, whole genome shotgun sequence genome segment TTTACCATTATAACATCACTGCAAGAACCTACCAGTccatacaaaaatgcaaacatgAAATAATAGAGAAGCTTGCAGTTGCTAAGAATAGGATTCCGGGATATGAATGCAGAATTGTTGAATCTGGGATTTCTGTCACGCACCACAGAGAGCATATCGATGCTAATGGTAGGGTAGTGGACATAACTCCCAACTTGGCAAGCACCCAGATATTTGAACAGTGGCAGTGTAAATGCATAGCCCATGGAGTCTATGCAGATATCAGGAACACACTTTATGAGTGCCTCCCATCCCAGTACAATTGACCCAAGACTTTGACCCAATAGGGTGAAATAAGGATAAACACTGGCTTCCACAAGCTGGCGCTTTTCAAGGAAAACAAACTTGACTGGTCCTGGCAGCTTGATGTTGAACCTTCTGTAAGCCCCCTCCACGATCTGTTCCCCAGTCACACCTGTGTCACCAGTATATACTACATAGGTTGCATGTTTATACctacaaaataaatttgacatTATATTGCATATTGTTTTGTAAGCACAAATTTGATCTATTATTCATTACAGTTTTAGGCTACCAGCAACAGAACACTGTAGCTATATACATTACTTACAAAAGCATATAAAAAGCACTTTGGttacttgtttaaaaaagtgtGCATCTGTCCGATTCCTCTTCATTTTGCTATCTGACGCacataaaaaaaacctgaactatTGAAAATAATGAAGGGCCATTTCACTGTAAAGTATAGTACTTGTACAATTTGCTGTCAACTTGCCCTAACTGTGCAATAACCAAACTCATGAATTACAGAATCATGAAATAACCGAACATCCCTGTAAATTAACAGTGTTAATCAATGAGGAAAGTGTCACGTTTTCTTCCAGCAAAATGTCAAACCCTTGAAGAACAGACACTTCAAATTAGTGCATTCCTGGTGGTGCTTATTATGCAAACAGATTATTTAGATTGTTTTTGTCCTCCCCCTTTTATATTTGTTGCAGTTAAATctgttaaaaaatacatgattttaccTACCTCTTCTGAAGGGCTCGCAGCGCACACCACAGCACTCTTTCACCCCCTCCTCCAGCACTGCAATAGGGATGAAAAAACGCCACCACAGGAGACTTCTCTGACTTTTGTCTGCCTCTTCTCTTCTGTTGCATCCATAATCGAATTCCCAGGATCAGAATAAACAGCAGCGCTGTTAAAACCACACAGGCGAAGAGACTGGGGATCAACAGGGACCACAATAATCTTGAAAAGGAAAGGAAGGCATTTACCAAACTTAATCAAGTCTGGGGTATTGCACTGGAACAGGGCAGTGAAGCCTAAATGCCGATACCTGAGTACAGTGGCTCTTCTATAACATTatctatttgtatgtatttaattcaaatctataattgttattttttttgtttgtttttacatatagAAAACTACTACGTATGCTGCTGCATCTCCTCAAGCTTCTCTTGCACTTCTTCTAATTATGCAATACTCAATTAAAATGAACTTTAAAATTGTGCAGAAAACAGAAGTTGTATAAACtggtattaagaaaaaaaatgacaacgcTGACTGCATTAAAAAGAGATGCGTGCCGCAAGATAATCAAATAGGGTTTGTTTTTTATGGTGacaatgttttctttaataatGTAATGATCTTACATTTCCAACTGATTCATTCAACCACTTAGAAGATTAACATTTCAAGAAATAAAACTTACCGAATTAATTTACACAGACACAACCCGTGCCCAGCCATTTTCTGACAGCACTAAAGGTGCCTTCCACCCGGAAGTGCAACATCTGATGCCACAGAACTACAGAATCCTTTGAGAAGTATGTCAACCGTCGGCCATGTTACGTAGGTGTGGGATATTTTTAGTAGACGAGGTATTAAGACGTTTAAAAATGCCACATGAATGAGCCGCGTATGGCTGTTATTGTAAAAAGACAAGCGAGACAAAGGAACAGGGAATAACTTTCCATCGGTAATTGTGTATTTTTAACTattaagacataaaaaaaacGATATAATACAAGCGGATATAT includes the following:
- the LOC121327568 gene encoding GDP-Man:Man(3)GlcNAc(2)-PP-Dol alpha-1,2-mannosyltransferase-like isoform X1 — encoded protein: MAGHGLCLCKLIRLLWSLLIPSLFACVVLTALLFILILGIRLWMQQKRRGRQKSEKSPVVAFFHPYCSAGGGGERVLWCALRALQKRYKHATYVVYTGDTGVTGEQIVEGAYRRFNIKLPGPVKFVFLEKRQLVEASVYPYFTLLGQSLGSIVLGWEALIKCVPDICIDSMGYAFTLPLFKYLGACQVGSYVHYPTISIDMLSVVRDRNPRFNNSAFISRNPILSNCKLLYYFMFAFLYGLVGSCSDVIMVNSTWTQNHILALWRCGARTSIVYPPCDVQTFLDIQLEEDEKKNHHSIVSIGQFRPEKDHSLQIRAFRKLLDKKTAEEQAALKLILIGGCRNHEDEERVTLLKDLCEKLGVGDKVEFKTNIPFEELKRHLAEATIGLHTMWNEHFGIGVVECMAAGTVILAHNSGGPKLDIVVPYDGGVTGFLADDEDSYSKAMDNILSYSPEKRLDVRRNARHSVGRFSDQEFERSFLAAVEPLMLTENR
- the LOC121327568 gene encoding GDP-Man:Man(3)GlcNAc(2)-PP-Dol alpha-1,2-mannosyltransferase-like isoform X2, which translates into the protein MAGHGLCLCKLIRLFACVVLTALLFILILGIRLWMQQKRRGRQKSEKSPVVAFFHPYCSAGGGGERVLWCALRALQKRYKHATYVVYTGDTGVTGEQIVEGAYRRFNIKLPGPVKFVFLEKRQLVEASVYPYFTLLGQSLGSIVLGWEALIKCVPDICIDSMGYAFTLPLFKYLGACQVGSYVHYPTISIDMLSVVRDRNPRFNNSAFISRNPILSNCKLLYYFMFAFLYGLVGSCSDVIMVNSTWTQNHILALWRCGARTSIVYPPCDVQTFLDIQLEEDEKKNHHSIVSIGQFRPEKDHSLQIRAFRKLLDKKTAEEQAALKLILIGGCRNHEDEERVTLLKDLCEKLGVGDKVEFKTNIPFEELKRHLAEATIGLHTMWNEHFGIGVVECMAAGTVILAHNSGGPKLDIVVPYDGGVTGFLADDEDSYSKAMDNILSYSPEKRLDVRRNARHSVGRFSDQEFERSFLAAVEPLMLTENR